CTTCGAGCTACGTGGTCTTCGATGCCCACCTCGATCTGAGGGATTCCTACGAGGACAACCCCTACAACCACGCCTGCGTGGCGAGACGGATTCGGGAACTCGGGGTGAAGGAGGCCATCTTCGGGGTAAGGAGCGGGACGAGGGAGGAGGTCGCCTACGCGAGGGAAGAGGGGATCCCATGGGTGCACGCCAGAGATTACGACTTCGATGCCTTTGTCGAGCTGGTGAAGAGTCTTCCAGAGCCGGTTTACCTGTCCGTTGACGTGGATGTCTTCGATCTCCCGCTCGTTCCTTCAACCGGAACACCTGAGGCCGGAGGACTGGGCTTCTGGGAAGTGGTGGATGCGATGGAGTGGCTCGTGGAGAACAAGGAAGTTGCTGGCTTTGATATAATGGAAGTCGGCGGAAGCGAGCTCGGAGACCCCACCGCTCTGACGGCCGCAAAGCTTCTCTTCCACTTCATGGGAGCAAAGGGGAGGTAACCGTCGCTTACATCCGGATTTAGGGGTATACCGGACGCCTCCCCTTCAAACGTCGCGGCGTTCTGATACCACCAGAAGCTTTAAATGGTCTTTCTCCTTTTCCCGGAATAGGTGGTAGCGATGGAGGCCGAATCTGCCCTTGAAAGCCTTCATTCCCTAATCTTAAAAGACATCATGCCGAAAATCGAGACGATGCCGGTTGTTACCTCTGATACGGACGTCATCAACGTCCTCAAGGTACTGAGGAGCAGACACCACGTCTGGGTCGTCGAGGACAGGGAGAGCATGGAGCTCGTGGGCGTCATCAGGTACCTGGACGTTATAGACGTTCTCCTTTCACCGGATACCCACAACTTCAAACTGGGTATGACGAGCAGGAGCCTGAAGTCACTGCTCGGTGGCGCCACCAGGGCCGGGGATATAGCGGAGAGGTACGTCCTCACGATAGAGGAAGACGCCACCGTCCTTGATGCCCTGAAGAAGATGCGCAGGTACAGGATACAGGTGCTGGCGGTCGTGAAGGATGGAAGACTCGTTGGTGAGATAAGCCTGCGCATACTCATAAACGAACTTCTGAGACTTCTCAGGGTGGGTGGGACCCAATGGAAACCGTAACGTGGCTTCTGTTCACCATAGGGATCTCCCTGATCCTTGCGAAGATTGGAGACAGCCTAATAGAACGATTCCGGCTACCGGGCGTTCTGGGAGAGCTAATAATGGGCATGATCCTCGGAAACATCGTCTATTTTGGTGTGGTCTCTCCGCAGTACCTTCCCATAGTGAGCGGCGAGGGCTTTACAACCGATGCGACGGTGGTTTCCAGCTTTCTGGCCAAGCTGGGCATAGTGTTCCTCCTCTTCCTCGGTGCCCTCGATGCCGACATCGAACAGCTCAAGAAAACCGGACTTACCGCAACGGTCTCCACGGTTCTGGGCGTCTTCGTGCCCCTGGTCATGGGCTGGTTTGCCCTCATGGAGCTTGGATACCCCAGCAGGGAGGCCTTCGCTGGAGGCGTTTTGCTGACGGCCACGAGCATCGGGCTAACCGTCCGCGTTATGATGGATCTTGGCGTTCTCAAGAGCGAGGTCGGTGCGGCTTCCATGAGTGCGAGCGTCATGGACGACTTCCTCGGTATAGCCCTCATTATATTCGCGGTCGGGAGTGGAAGTCTGATCGAGCTCAGCCTGAAGATCGTAGCCTTCTTCGTGATAACGGGCGTTCTCTGGTGGTATCTTGTTGACCACTACGTAAGGTTCGCCGAGAGGCTCCACGTTGAGAAGGGCGTGCTGGGGAGCGTACTGGGGATGATGTTCCTCTTCGCGGCTCTGGCCGAGGGCTGGTTCGCGGCGGCCATCGAAGGTGCGTTCATGATGGGCCTCGTGCTCTCGAAGCTCCCGGAGGGTAAGCGCATCATGGAGGACGTCAAGGCCATAGGCTACGGTCTGCTCATACCCTTCTTCTTCGTCCACACGGGTGCGATGCTTAACCTGACGGTCTTCGAGAAAGCCAGCGCCCTGCTTCTCGCGGGAGTTCTAACGACCGTTGCCGTCGTTGGAAAGGTCTTTGGAAGGGGTTTGGGAGCATGGCTGACCGCGTGGGGTCGTGGCAGGGAGTTCCTATTCAGGGAGGAGAACTTCTGGATGTCGCTCCAGATGGGCATCGGCTCGATTCCGAGGACTGAGGTGGCCCTCGTTGACCTGATGGTGGCGATACACGGGGGTGCTATAAAGCCTCAGGATGCCCCGGATTTCATAGCCGCGACTCTGATATTCATAACGGTCTCCGTGCTGATAACACCACCACTCCTCAAGTGGGCCTTCAGGAGGGAGATCAAAACGGCTTCCGAGGAAAAGGTTGCGAGGAAGGTGGAGAGAATCAGGGAAACAAAGAAGAGGATACAGGAGATAAAGGGCCGGCGCTGAACTCACGGTTCAGCCAAAGAAGGCCCCCATGGCGTCCATCTCTTCCTCGCTCATCCCCTTTACCCTGAACTCTGGCATTTTCTGGAGTAACTCCCTGTGCTCTTCCCCGGTTATTTTCTCCACCCTTCCGTCCTTAACGAGGTAGAACAGGCCTTCCTCGGGACCGCGGTAGGCGACGAGAAACTCGTTGACCTCCACGTCCTCAAACCTCACGAAGATAACGTTCCCTCCCGTGTAGGGCCTTTTGCACCTGAAGGGGAAGCTCGAGGAGTTGAGCATGGCATCGCCAAGGGCTTGGTTTGCCCTCTCGCCGTTTATCTCCGTCCAGAACTTTTTACCCTCAAAGTCACCTTCAACGACTATGAGGAACCTCTCCCCGTCGAGCTCGATAAGGGGGGCACCCTTCTCCTCGAGTATCTTGAACAGTTCATCCAGCGTTTCCGCGTTCCGCAGGGAAGCAACAAAACCTTCGACCTTCATAACCTTCACCGTAAGGGATTTTCAGGAGGGTATAAAAGCTTAAGCTTTTTATTGGGAGAATCGATTGAACGTCGATGACGTCCGGAGGGGAGAGGTGTCCCTATGTTCGTTGATGCGGACCTTCACATACATTCCCGCTATTCAAGGGCCGTTTCAAAGGCAATGACGTTTCCCAACCTCGCCGAAAACGCGGGGCTTAAGGGCCTGCAAATGGTGGGCACCGGAGACATACTGAACCCGAGGTGGGAGGAAGAACTTTTAAAATACGCCCGGAAGGTGGATGAGGGGACCTACGAAAAGAAGGGGGTTCGCTTCCTCCTCACCGCCGAGGTCGAGGATAATAGAAGGGTGCACCACCTCCTTATCTTCCCGAACCTATCGACCGTCGGGGAGATGCGTGAGAGGTTAAAGCGCTATTCCGGCGATATTGAAACCGAGGGACGGCCGAGGGTCAACCTTTCGGCGGCTGATATAGCAGACCTTGCCAACGAGCTGGAGGTTCTGATAGGACCGGCTCACGCCTTCACGCCGTGGACGGCGCTCTACAAGGAGTACGACAGCATTCGAGAAGCGTACGGAGGGGCGAGGGTGGACTTCCTCGAGCTCGGTCTTTCCGCCGACAGCGAGATGGCGGACAGAATTAAGGCCCACCACCGCTTGACCTATCTCTCAAATTCTGATGCCCATTCTCCCCAGCCCCACCGCCTCGGGAGGGAATTCAACCGCTTTGAAATCCAGGAGGCAACCTTTGAGGAGGTGAGAAAGGCCATCCTCAGGAGGGGTGGAAGAAAAATCGTTCTCAACGCCGGCTTGGATCCGAGGCTGGGGAAGTATCATCTCACCGCCTGTTCAAGGTGCTACACGAAGTACAAACTTGAAGACGCCCAGAGGCTTGGGTGGAGGTGTGAGCTCTGCGGGGGGATTATAAAGAAGGGCGTTCACGACAGGATCCTCGAGCTTGCCGACACGGAAGAAAAACCCGAGGATAGGCCCCCTTACCTTCATCTCGCTCCTCTGGCTGAGATAATTGCGATGGTTCTCAATAAGGGGGTTAACACAAAATCCGTAAAAAGCGTATGGGCGCGGCTCTTAAAGGAGTTTGGAAGTGAGATCAGGGTTCTCGTTGACGTCCCTGTGGAGGGCATAGCATCGGTTATTGGAGATGATATAGCAAAAGCAATCTGGGCTTTTAGGAATGAGAAGCTTATCGTCATCCCCGGCGGCGGGGGGAAGTACGGGGAGATAAGACTGCCGGAAGAGGTCAAAACGGCAAAACTCGAAGATCTCGAAAACATCGAGGTTAAAAAGGAGAACGTGTATTATAAACCAAAGCAGAGTTCAATCCTGAGTTTTTTGAAGAAAAACTAAATGAGGCCCTTCGTGGAACGACGTTTAACCACTTTCTCCAAAGGTTTTTAACGCTGGGGAAGTGTACTATTAAAGGGGATTGCTTTGGAGGGGGATATAATCGAGCTCTTTATGAGGCACCTCAGGCTTCAGGGAGACCTGCCGCTGGGCGATGACGCCGGGGCGGTGAGGCTGGGCAACGAATGGCTCGTGGCGACGAACGATATGCTCGTGAGGAAAACCGACGTACCTGATTTAATGACGCCCGAGCAGGTCGGCTTTAAGGTCTTTACCATGAACGTCAGCGATATAGCCGCCATGGGGGCTAAACCAGTAGGCTTCCTCTTCTCCCTCGGCGTCCCGAAGGATCTTGACTTGGCTTACCTCGAAGGGATTGCAAGGGGAATTGCCCGAGCGTCCGAATTCTACGAAACGCCCATCTTGAGTGCGGATACAAACGAGGCCGATGACCTGATAATTGACGGAATGGCCCTCGGAAGGGCTGAAAGGTTGCTCACGAGGGGCGGGGCAAAGGTTGGGGATCTTGTCTGCGTAACGGGTGACGTGGGAAGGGCACTGGCCGGGTTGCTCCTGTGGAAGAAGGGCATCGAGGCTCCCATGGGGTTCTACGAGAAGCTTCTCGAACCGAAGGCGAGGGTTAAGGAGGGGGCCGTTTTAGGCGGGCACGCCAGTGCCGCAATCGATATAAGCGACGGCATGAGCAAAGAGTTACACCTGATCGCTCAAATGAGTGGCGTTAAGATTTTAATCGATGCCGAGAGAATTCCCATAAGGGAGGAAGTCTTTGAGGTCGCTGAGTTTTTGGGGATCGATCCCCTTAGGGTTGCCCTCGCGAGCGGGGAGGAGTTTGAACTGATATTCACCCTTCCGGAAGAACGTCTGGATGAGCTTGACTTCAACTTCACGGTTGTAGGCAAGGTTGAAAGGGGAGAAGGGGTCTACCTGAGGAGGAACGGAAGAGTTGAGAGGATGCCCCTTTTGGGATGGGAGCATCTATCCGGATCAATCGAAAATGGGGTATAATTGGGATTATTGATTTTGGGAGCAATCATCGTTATCCTTATCCTTTCCCACTTATTAAGCTAGCTTGTCCTTTTGCTCACGCCCACCTAGGAGAGCCGAGGGTTTACTTCGCCCATCACTGGGAATTCGTGGGCATGCAGCGGGAAAGGGGGAAGAAGTCGATTTTACATATTAAAAGCTACGCGGGCTTCTCGGCTTCGGTTGGAAGCGTCACCCTTAGCTCGATGCACTCCGGCACCTATCCGGGGGGACCGATGTCAAAATCCGGGGGCGGGATTAAGGGTGGAGAACTTGACTCCAGCAGGTGCGATGTTTGCAAGCTAAAAGCGGCGATGGTCGGTGTCGTAGAGGGTGAATCCTGCAGGCTCTGCTGCCTTAGTAGCAAGAACTTCGGGCCGGCGGTGGTGTTCAATTACCTCTTCTCCGCTGTCTGGGAAGCAATAGACCGCTTTGAGTGCCCGACCCCATGGCCGCCGATGCCTGAAACGAATTCCGTCGTTGGAGACGATGGTACAAACAGCTACGCCGATGACCTGAAGGACAGCCTTCCAACGTTCGGATGGGGAGACATACACCCGTGTCTGGGATTCCTGGATGGTTTTGACCCCTCGGATCCGGATGCAATATGCACTGCCCTCGAGTGTGCGGAGGTAGACTTCGACTGCGACTGCTACGTTACCTGTTTCTTCGGGCCCTTCAAAGTATGGAATGCCTTCATAACGTGCGCAGGCGGTTGAAGGCTTTCTCTTTTTTTAACCGGAAGACTAATAATTCATGGGAGCAACAATCCGAATATGAAGCGTCTGAAGATCGGGATACCCAGCACCGGAGAGCTTTCAGCCGGCTTCAAATGGTTCCTTGAAGTGACGGAATGGGCCTACGGGGATACCTACTTTATCGTGGACGGTGATGTTGTAAAACTGGTCGAGATTAAGTTCAAGGATCTTAGAGCTCCAGAGAGCATTGGGTAAAACTTTTTAACTTAACCAACAAACATAAATTGGTGAATGTAGGATGATAACTACAAAAGTTTCCTCAAAGGGGCAAATTGTCTTACCAAAGAGCATCAGGGAAAAGTTCGGGATATCCCCGGGAGACGAGGTGGAGATCCTCGAGTTCGGTGGTGAGATAGTCATCGTGCCCCTGAAGGGCAAAAGGCTCAGGGGGCTGGTAAAGTTCGAGGAGTCTGTCAGGCATATCCTTAGAGAATCCAGGGAGGAAGAGGAAGAACTGGAGGAACGGAAATGAAAGCCGTACTCGACAGCTACGCGGTTCTTGCTTATATAGCTGATGAGGAAGGAGCGGACAGGGTTGAGGAGTACCTGAAACTCTCAAAGGAGGGAAAAATCGAGCTCTACATGAATGCTGTCAACCTCGGTGAAGTGTATTACATAATCGCACGGAGGAAGAACGTTGATACCGCCGACATCGCCATCGCGCTCCTAAAGAAGGAGCCAATAAATATCGTCCCCGCTGACGAAAGACTCTCTTTGATCGCCGGAAGAATAAAGGCATTTCACAGACTCAGTTACGCCGATGCCTTTGCTGTCGCGACGGCCCTGGATCTCAACGCCACACTCCTAACGGGAGACGACGAATTCCGGAGCGTTGAGGGTATAATAGAGGTTGAGTGGCTTTAAGTTACTTTCAATTCTCACGGACGGGAATATGTAAGGGATAAGTCCAGCTTTCCCGCACATGTGCGGGGTTAGTTATAAGTACATCAACGACCTTATTTTAAACAGGTGAAAGCATGCCCCTCATTGAGGTTAATAACGTTAAGAAGTATTACGGCGATGTTAGAGGCGTGGAGAACCTAAGCTTTGAGGTCGAAGAAGGGGAAATCTACGGTTTTCTCGGGCCCAACGGTGCGGGGAAAACGACCACGGTAAAGGTACTGGTCAGGATCATCAGGGACTACACCGGCGACGTGAGGGTTTTTGGAAAGGACCTGAAGGAGTGGGGCAAGGACTACTACAACAAAATCGGCGTTTCATTTGAGTTTCCGGCCCTTTACTCAAGGCTAACCGCCCTCGAAAACCTCGAGTTCTTCGCATCCTTCTACGGGAAACATCTCGATCCCATGGAAGTCCTCAAGATGGTGGGTCTCCGATAAAGAGACCGACCAGCTGGTTGCGGGGTTCTCAAAGGGTATGAAGAAGAAACTCGATCTCGTGAGGGCTCTTTTACCCGATCCTGAAATACTGTTCCTCGACGAGCCCCTCGAAGGTCTGGATCCCGCGAGTGCGAGAAAAATCAAGGATTTACTGCTCGGGATGAAAGAAAATGGAAAAACCATCTTCCTGACCACGCACAACATGTACGTAGCAGACGAGCTCTGCGACAGGGTGGCTTTCATAGTTGACGGCGCTGTAAGGCTCGTGGACAATCCGAAAGAGCTCAAGGTTAAGATGGGGAAAAGGCTGGTCAGGGTGGAATACATCGATGGTGATGTTAAGGTCAGGGAGTTCCCGATTGAGGGAATCGGCCGGAACAGAGAGTTCCTCGAGGTTATCAAAAATCATGAAGTACGCAGAATCAACACCGAGGAGCCCACCCTTGAAGAGATCTTCCTCAAAGTAACGGGGAGGAGACTTGTATGATGCGGAACATAATCAGGACGAACCTCGTCCTTGGAGTGAGAAGCTACGTTTACCCGATATACGTGCTGATAGGACTGGCCTACGGGCTGATGCTGATGGTATTTCCCGAGCAGTACCTTCCCACCATGGTGCCGGTTTTCATACTCTTTGAGCCCGGGCTCGTGGGTTTTATGTTCGTGGGGACTGAAATCTTCGCCGAAAAGAAAGACGGTGCAATAGGCGCTCTATCCGTTACGCCAATAGACTGGAGGAGTTACATCGTCGCCAAAACCCTCATCATGGGCCTGTTATCGGTCGTCGGTGCAGTTCTGATAATGATGGTTGGAACGAGGTCCCTCGAAGGCGTCTCCTACGTAATAATCGGCGCGTTCCTCGTTTCAATCGTTTACACTCTCCTTGGAATAGGAATCTCCGCAAAATACCACGATCTGGACGACTACTTCGTTCCGATAATGGTGGTTCTGATAGTTTCGCTCCTTCCCTTCGCCCACTACCATGGATACCTTACAAACGGGATCTGGAAGGTTCTCTACCTCATCCCGAGCTACCCGGGGATCTACTTCTTCAGGGCGCCCTTCGAGGACATACCAGCGAAGACGCTCGCCCTTTCCACAGCCGCCCTGCTTCTCTGGGCGGTCATAGCGTATTACGTGGCTAAAATAAGGTTCTACAAATACGCCGTGGAGGGATTGAGATGAGTTTTGTGAAAAAATTTGGGGCTATATACAAAACGGACCTTAAGCTTTTGCGGAGGGACCCGATGCTCCTCTACAGCCTTGCCATGATATTCGTCCTCCTCTTCATCGTCCGTTACTTCAAGGAGCGCGTTGGGGTTTACTACCCGCTTCTGGCACTGCTGACGCTGATATTCATCCCCATGATACTTGGCATGGTGCCGGGTTTCATGATGGCGGACGAGAAGGAGGATAAGACCATACAGGCCCTGCAGGTAATCCCCCTCTCGAGCGAGGCGTTTTTGGCCTACAGGCTTACGTGGGCCTCCATAACCACGGCGGTGCTAACCGCGGTATCCCCAAAAATCCTCGATGTAGAGCTATCACAGAGGGGCCTTCTTGCTCTGGGTGTTCTCTTCATCCTCGAGGTCTGGATTTTCGGGCTTCTGATAACGGTGTTTTCCGAGTCCAGAATGCAGGCGTTGACGGTTTCCAAAATCATCGGATGGTTTCTGTTTCTTCCGCCGCTGATAAAGCTCGTCGTGGTGTGGAGGAACCTTTCGACCGACTGGAGCAGATTTACGGCGTTTTTACCAACCTACTGGCTCTATAAGGCCTTTGAAGGTATTCCTAAAGGGGATTACGGCGACCTTCCGGTGGCCATAGCGGTCCATCTGGTGTGGCTGATTCCCCTCGTTGTTCTCTTCAAAAGAAGGATTCTCTGACCTTTTTCTCTTTTGACCGAAAGGTTAAATTACGTTCATAGCTTACTCACGATGAAGGTTTGATTCCGGCTTTGAACCTGATCTGAAAAATCTTCACGGTGATGAGCCATGCGCGAGGCGATGTACTGGGAGCCCCTCGAGGGGAACAGGGTGAGATGCCGTCTGTGTCCCCTGAACTGCATCATAAACGAGGGGCAGAGGGGCTCATGCAGGGTGAGGAAGAACGTGGGTGGAAAGCTCTACACACTCAACTACGGGAAGGTCTCTTCCATTGCCCTTGATCCCGTTGAAAAAAAGCCCCTCTTTCACTTCTACCCGGGCTCGTGCGCCTTCTCCATAGGCACCATCGGATGCAACATGCATTGCAAACACTGCCAGAACTGGGAGATAAGTCAGGCCGATGAGAGCTTCCCCTATCTGCAAAACGCCACACCGGAGGGCATAGTGA
The window above is part of the Thermococcus sp. P6 genome. Proteins encoded here:
- the speB gene encoding agmatinase: MDFLYTHEGFRLEFPLVEPEKARFVILGVPFDGTTSFKPGARFGPTLVRHATLNLESYILDYDVDIAELPIADAGDVTVVAGDPRGTADRVRETIEELKSVNPDAIPILIGGEHSQTLGAVEALRPSSYVVFDAHLDLRDSYEDNPYNHACVARRIRELGVKEAIFGVRSGTREEVAYAREEGIPWVHARDYDFDAFVELVKSLPEPVYLSVDVDVFDLPLVPSTGTPEAGGLGFWEVVDAMEWLVENKEVAGFDIMEVGGSELGDPTALTAAKLLFHFMGAKGR
- a CDS encoding CBS domain-containing protein, encoding MEAESALESLHSLILKDIMPKIETMPVVTSDTDVINVLKVLRSRHHVWVVEDRESMELVGVIRYLDVIDVLLSPDTHNFKLGMTSRSLKSLLGGATRAGDIAERYVLTIEEDATVLDALKKMRRYRIQVLAVVKDGRLVGEISLRILINELLRLLRVGGTQWKP
- a CDS encoding cation:proton antiporter, which produces METVTWLLFTIGISLILAKIGDSLIERFRLPGVLGELIMGMILGNIVYFGVVSPQYLPIVSGEGFTTDATVVSSFLAKLGIVFLLFLGALDADIEQLKKTGLTATVSTVLGVFVPLVMGWFALMELGYPSREAFAGGVLLTATSIGLTVRVMMDLGVLKSEVGAASMSASVMDDFLGIALIIFAVGSGSLIELSLKIVAFFVITGVLWWYLVDHYVRFAERLHVEKGVLGSVLGMMFLFAALAEGWFAAAIEGAFMMGLVLSKLPEGKRIMEDVKAIGYGLLIPFFFVHTGAMLNLTVFEKASALLLAGVLTTVAVVGKVFGRGLGAWLTAWGRGREFLFREENFWMSLQMGIGSIPRTEVALVDLMVAIHGGAIKPQDAPDFIAATLIFITVSVLITPPLLKWAFRREIKTASEEKVARKVERIRETKKRIQEIKGRR
- a CDS encoding TIGR00375 family protein — its product is MFVDADLHIHSRYSRAVSKAMTFPNLAENAGLKGLQMVGTGDILNPRWEEELLKYARKVDEGTYEKKGVRFLLTAEVEDNRRVHHLLIFPNLSTVGEMRERLKRYSGDIETEGRPRVNLSAADIADLANELEVLIGPAHAFTPWTALYKEYDSIREAYGGARVDFLELGLSADSEMADRIKAHHRLTYLSNSDAHSPQPHRLGREFNRFEIQEATFEEVRKAILRRGGRKIVLNAGLDPRLGKYHLTACSRCYTKYKLEDAQRLGWRCELCGGIIKKGVHDRILELADTEEKPEDRPPYLHLAPLAEIIAMVLNKGVNTKSVKSVWARLLKEFGSEIRVLVDVPVEGIASVIGDDIAKAIWAFRNEKLIVIPGGGGKYGEIRLPEEVKTAKLEDLENIEVKKENVYYKPKQSSILSFLKKN
- a CDS encoding thiamine-phosphate kinase encodes the protein MEGDIIELFMRHLRLQGDLPLGDDAGAVRLGNEWLVATNDMLVRKTDVPDLMTPEQVGFKVFTMNVSDIAAMGAKPVGFLFSLGVPKDLDLAYLEGIARGIARASEFYETPILSADTNEADDLIIDGMALGRAERLLTRGGAKVGDLVCVTGDVGRALAGLLLWKKGIEAPMGFYEKLLEPKARVKEGAVLGGHASAAIDISDGMSKELHLIAQMSGVKILIDAERIPIREEVFEVAEFLGIDPLRVALASGEEFELIFTLPEERLDELDFNFTVVGKVERGEGVYLRRNGRVERMPLLGWEHLSGSIENGV
- a CDS encoding AbrB/MazE/SpoVT family DNA-binding domain-containing protein, whose amino-acid sequence is MITTKVSSKGQIVLPKSIREKFGISPGDEVEILEFGGEIVIVPLKGKRLRGLVKFEESVRHILRESREEEEELEERK
- a CDS encoding type II toxin-antitoxin system VapC family toxin → MKAVLDSYAVLAYIADEEGADRVEEYLKLSKEGKIELYMNAVNLGEVYYIIARRKNVDTADIAIALLKKEPINIVPADERLSLIAGRIKAFHRLSYADAFAVATALDLNATLLTGDDEFRSVEGIIEVEWL
- a CDS encoding ATP-binding cassette domain-containing protein, with the protein product MPLIEVNNVKKYYGDVRGVENLSFEVEEGEIYGFLGPNGAGKTTTVKVLVRIIRDYTGDVRVFGKDLKEWGKDYYNKIGVSFEFPALYSRLTALENLEFFASFYGKHLDPMEVLKMVGLR
- a CDS encoding AAA family ATPase; this translates as MVAGFSKGMKKKLDLVRALLPDPEILFLDEPLEGLDPASARKIKDLLLGMKENGKTIFLTTHNMYVADELCDRVAFIVDGAVRLVDNPKELKVKMGKRLVRVEYIDGDVKVREFPIEGIGRNREFLEVIKNHEVRRINTEEPTLEEIFLKVTGRRLV
- a CDS encoding ABC transporter permease, coding for MMRNIIRTNLVLGVRSYVYPIYVLIGLAYGLMLMVFPEQYLPTMVPVFILFEPGLVGFMFVGTEIFAEKKDGAIGALSVTPIDWRSYIVAKTLIMGLLSVVGAVLIMMVGTRSLEGVSYVIIGAFLVSIVYTLLGIGISAKYHDLDDYFVPIMVVLIVSLLPFAHYHGYLTNGIWKVLYLIPSYPGIYFFRAPFEDIPAKTLALSTAALLLWAVIAYYVAKIRFYKYAVEGLR
- a CDS encoding ABC transporter permease, with translation MSFVKKFGAIYKTDLKLLRRDPMLLYSLAMIFVLLFIVRYFKERVGVYYPLLALLTLIFIPMILGMVPGFMMADEKEDKTIQALQVIPLSSEAFLAYRLTWASITTAVLTAVSPKILDVELSQRGLLALGVLFILEVWIFGLLITVFSESRMQALTVSKIIGWFLFLPPLIKLVVVWRNLSTDWSRFTAFLPTYWLYKAFEGIPKGDYGDLPVAIAVHLVWLIPLVVLFKRRIL